A genome region from Candidatus Margulisiibacteriota bacterium includes the following:
- a CDS encoding type II toxin-antitoxin system Phd/YefM family antitoxin, whose product MNIVQDIKPLSTFKRNTAEIIKHIKETQRPTIITINGSAEVVVQDAESYQSMLDTLEYLRNVQKIQQGLTELKDGKAIPAKKALADFRKKHHLL is encoded by the coding sequence ATGAATATAGTCCAGGACATAAAGCCGCTTAGCACATTTAAGCGTAATACCGCGGAGATTATCAAACACATCAAGGAAACCCAGCGGCCGACTATTATCACTATCAACGGCAGCGCGGAAGTGGTGGTGCAGGACGCGGAATCTTATCAAAGTATGCTGGACACGCTGGAATATTTGCGTAATGTGCAGAAAATCCAGCAAGGACTGACCGAGTTAAAAGACGGCAAAGCAATCCCTGCCAAAAAGGCTTTGGCGGATTTTAGGAAAAAACACCATCTCCTATGA